In Paralichthys olivaceus isolate ysfri-2021 chromosome 13, ASM2471397v2, whole genome shotgun sequence, the following are encoded in one genomic region:
- the stmn1b gene encoding stathmin 1b, producing MEACGGIQVKELNKRNSGQAFEVILSPSTPDAKVEFPLSPLKKKETSLDGIKKKLEAAEERRKSYEADVLKHLAEKREHEKEVIQKALEENCNFSKMAQEKINQKMEANKENRSARMAALNEKFKEKDKKLEEVRKNKEAKKEHEN from the exons ATGGAAGCCTGTGGAG GAATCCAAGTGAAAGAGCTGAACAAGCGTAATTCAGGTCAGGCGTTTGAGGTCATCCTGAGCCCCTCAACTCCTGACGCCAAGGTGGAATTTCCACTGTCCCCTCTTAAAAAGAAGGAAACGTCACTGGATGGTATTAAGAAGAAACTGGAGGCTGCTGAGGAGAGACGCAAG AGTTACGAGGCTGATGTGCTGAAACACTTGGCTGAGAAACGAGAGCACGAGAAGGAAGTCATCCAGAAGGCCCTCGAGGAAAACTGCAACTTTAGCAAGATGGCGCAAGAGAAGATCAATCAAAAGATGGAGGCAAACAAGGAGAACCGCAGCGCACGGATGGCAGCTCTCAACGAGAAGTTCAAGGAGAAG gacaAGAAGCTGGAAGAAGTGAGGAAGAACAAGGAGGCGAAGAAAGAACATGAAAATTGA
- the paqr7b gene encoding membrane progestin receptor alpha-B produces the protein MATVVMEQIGRLFINAQQLRQIPQLLESAFPTLPCTVKVCDVPWVFRERHILTGYRQPDHSWRYYFLTLFQRHNETLNVWTHLLAAFIILVKWQEISETVDFLRDPHAQPLFIVLLAAFTYLSFSALAHLLSAKSELSCYSFYFLDYVGVAVYQYGSALAHYYYAIEKEWHTRVQGLFLPAAAFLAWLTCFGCCYGKYASPEIPKFVLKLFQVVPSALAYCLDISPVVHRIYSCYRDGCSDPIVAYHLYHVVFFLISAYFFCCPHPESLFPGKCDFIGQGHQIFHVFVVVCTLTQIEALRTDFTERRPLYERLHGDLAHDAVALFIFTACCSALTAFYVRKRVRAVLHEKEE, from the coding sequence ATGGCGACGGTGGTGATGGAGCAGATCGGTCGCCTGTTTATCAACGCTCAGCAGCTGCGACAGATCCCTCAGCTGCTAGAGTCGGCCTTCCCCACGCTGCCTTGCACCGTGAAGGTGTGCGATGTACCCTGGGTGTTCCGCGAGCGCCACATCCTCACCGGCTACAGACAGCCGGACCACAGCTGGCGCTACTACTTCCTCACCCTTTTCCAAAGGCACAACGAGACCCTCAATGTGTGGACCCATTTGCTGGCTGCCTTCATCATCTTGGTGAAGTGGCAGGAGATCTCGGAGACGGTTGATTTTTTGCGAGACCCTCATGCTCAGCCCCTCTTCATCGTCCTCCTGGCAGCCTTCACCTACCTCTCCTTCAGCGCGCTCGCTCACCTCCTCTCTGCCAAGTCTGAGCTCTCCTGCTACAGCTTCTACTTCCTCGACTACGTGGGGGTGGCCGTCTACCAGTATGGTAGTGCCCTGGCACACTACTACTACGCCATAGAGAAAGAGTGGCACACCAGAGTCCAAGGGCTCTTTTTACCTGCAGCAGCCTTCTTGGCCTGGCTCACCTGCTTCGGCTGCTGCTACGGCAAATATGCCAGTCCTGAGATTCCCAAGTTTGTCCTCAAGCTCTTCCAAGTGGTGCCGTCAGCCTTGGCTTACTGTCTAGACATAAGCCCTGTGGTTCACCGCATCTACAGCTGCTACCGGGACGGCTGCTCCGACCCAATTGTGGCGTACCATTTGTACCATGTGGTCTTTTTCCTAATCAGCGCCTATTTCTTCTGCTGCCCGCACCCGGAGAGCTTGTTCCCTGGGAAGTGTGACTTCATCGGACAGGGCCACCAGATCTTTCACGTGTTCGTGGTGGTGTGCACCCTGACGCAGATCGAAGCGCTGCGAACAGACTTCACAGAGCGCCGTCCCCTCTACGAGCGCCTCCACGGCGATCTCGCACATGATGCCGTTGCACTCTTCATCTTCACTGCCTGCTGCAGTGCTCTCACCGCTTTTTATGTACGAAAGCGTGTACGTGCCGTTCTCCACGAGAAGGAGGAGTAA